From one Luteolibacter arcticus genomic stretch:
- a CDS encoding ADP-ribosylglycohydrolase family protein, with amino-acid sequence MNVGLEFVSGLARSSRVDEDARKQRPRVVLEGLSVGDAFGEMCAYGHAEVRKRVALGVPAGPWWWTDDAAMAVGIEECLHRCGAIEEDLLAWIFARNYKRDPDRGYGKMAARILQQIGEGEPWERVSKEAFNGGSMGNGAAMRVAPLGAWFAEDLDLVVKHAMKSARVTHWHPEGIAGAIAVAVATACAWRTRDLALDAALEIIATELLQRTPESETRSGIAAAVTIDPRLSPEVVGRRLGNGSLVTAPDTVPFVIWLALRSLGDFQEALISTVEAGGDCDTNAAMVGAIVTARLGVSGIPADWLEAREALPPADG; translated from the coding sequence ATGAACGTCGGATTGGAATTCGTTTCCGGACTGGCTAGGTCTTCCCGTGTGGATGAGGACGCGAGAAAGCAACGGCCCCGGGTCGTCTTGGAAGGCCTCTCGGTGGGCGATGCCTTTGGCGAGATGTGCGCCTACGGTCATGCCGAGGTGAGAAAGCGGGTCGCGCTCGGCGTGCCGGCCGGACCGTGGTGGTGGACGGATGATGCGGCCATGGCGGTTGGGATTGAAGAATGCCTCCATCGCTGCGGAGCGATCGAGGAGGACCTGCTGGCATGGATTTTCGCGAGGAACTACAAGCGCGATCCCGACCGCGGCTACGGCAAGATGGCGGCCCGCATTCTCCAACAGATCGGGGAGGGCGAGCCTTGGGAGAGGGTGTCGAAAGAGGCCTTCAACGGCGGCTCGATGGGGAATGGTGCCGCCATGCGCGTCGCTCCTCTAGGGGCGTGGTTTGCCGAGGACTTGGACCTCGTCGTGAAGCACGCGATGAAGTCGGCGCGGGTGACCCATTGGCATCCGGAGGGGATTGCCGGGGCGATCGCCGTGGCGGTGGCGACGGCTTGTGCGTGGCGAACGAGGGATTTGGCGCTGGATGCAGCCCTGGAAATCATCGCCACGGAGTTGCTTCAGCGCACGCCGGAGAGCGAGACGCGCTCGGGCATCGCGGCGGCGGTGACGATTGATCCAAGGCTTTCGCCGGAGGTTGTGGGCCGGCGGCTGGGCAATGGCTCGCTGGTCACCGCCCCGGATACGGTGCCCTTCGTGATCTGGTTGGCGCTTCGCTCGTTAGGTGATTTCCAGGAAGCGCTGATTTCGACGGTCGAGGCTGGCGGCGACTGCGACACGAATGCCGCGATGGTCGGGGCCATTGTCACCGCGCGGCTGGGAGTTTCCGGCATTCCTGCGGACTGGCTTGAGGCCCGCGAGGCATTGCCGCCCGCTGATGGATAG
- a CDS encoding agmatine deiminase family protein — translation MTPAALGYAMPPEWSPQTAVWLSWPVNDERHWGGTKHGLMREKFAEIAAAISLFEPIRINAPGSEHKLILDACNRARAVPERIELFDHPHNDVWCRDHGPIFVKHRETGEVAVSDWGFNAWGGKFPPYDLDNEIPRRVADSLGMKCFEGGMILEGGAIEINGLGQLLTTEAVLLNPNRNPRLSREDIEQKLRDTLGVRDILWLKQGIEGDDTDGHIDDLARFTDDATIVACLEKDRGSPNHAVLEDNFARLKSFTRPDGRPFEVVHLNLPEACEVPGWRLPVLPASYVNFLIVNGGVLVPTFRQHRNDDQALGQLRELFPDRTVLAIDCLDLVEEGGTLHCISQQQPA, via the coding sequence ATGACTCCCGCCGCGCTTGGCTACGCGATGCCCCCTGAATGGTCCCCTCAGACCGCCGTCTGGCTGTCCTGGCCGGTCAATGACGAGCGCCATTGGGGCGGGACGAAGCACGGGCTGATGCGTGAGAAGTTCGCCGAAATCGCCGCGGCGATCAGCCTCTTCGAGCCCATCCGCATCAATGCTCCCGGCTCGGAGCACAAGCTCATCCTCGACGCCTGCAACCGCGCCCGGGCAGTGCCGGAGCGCATCGAGCTCTTCGATCATCCGCACAATGACGTCTGGTGCCGCGACCACGGGCCGATCTTCGTGAAGCACCGCGAGACCGGTGAGGTCGCCGTCAGCGACTGGGGCTTCAATGCGTGGGGCGGCAAGTTCCCTCCCTACGACCTCGACAATGAGATCCCCCGCCGCGTGGCAGACTCGCTCGGCATGAAGTGCTTCGAGGGCGGCATGATCCTCGAAGGCGGGGCAATCGAGATCAACGGCCTCGGCCAGCTCCTGACCACCGAGGCGGTGCTGCTCAACCCGAACCGCAACCCGCGGCTTTCCCGCGAGGACATCGAGCAAAAACTCCGCGACACCCTCGGCGTGCGCGACATCCTATGGCTCAAGCAAGGCATCGAGGGCGATGACACTGACGGCCACATCGACGACCTCGCTCGCTTCACCGACGACGCGACGATCGTCGCTTGCCTCGAAAAGGACCGCGGCTCGCCGAATCACGCCGTCTTGGAAGACAACTTCGCCCGGCTGAAATCCTTCACCCGTCCCGATGGCCGGCCGTTCGAAGTCGTCCACCTCAACCTGCCCGAAGCCTGCGAAGTCCCCGGCTGGCGCTTGCCTGTACTACCCGCATCGTACGTCAATTTCCTGATCGTGAATGGCGGCGTGCTGGTCCCGACCTTCCGCCAGCATCGCAATGACGACCAGGCACTCGGCCAGCTCCGCGAACTCTTCCCCGACCGCACGGTGCTGGCCATCGACTGCCTCGACCTCGTGGAAGAGGGCGGCACGCTGCACTGCATCTCGCAGCAGCAGCCGGCTTGA